A genome region from Yoonia vestfoldensis includes the following:
- a CDS encoding CocE/NonD family hydrolase, whose translation MAQSAGASTDPAGLRVLDPVWITMRDGTRLAARIWMPKTAAHNAAPAVLEYLPYRRRDATLPRDELTHSWLAQNGYVGVRVDIRGSGDSDGHMSDEYSAAELDDGLQVIAWLAAQSWCNGAVGMIGISWGGFNALQLAQLAPPALKAAVAICFTDDRYADDIHYMGGCLLTENKGWSSQMLAYSARPPDPEILGEAWRDIWLDRLRTQPLHIETWLAHQRRDAYWKRGSVCEDYGGVTAAILAVGGWADAYSNAVPRTIAGLSSPVAGINGPWAHRYPNVAWPEPAIGFLSEVKAWFDHWLKGEGTAPDMSYRMFVMESDPPARHMPARNGRWIAEQSWPSPRIGTEIFYLSQHGLGETQGDAPLYVTNPQTIGLAGQRFCPGMRSLDELADDQRADDAQCLTLDTSPFVTGKDIVGAARLKLRLIADQTSGFVVARLCDLRPDGSVAFITMGVMNLTHDDGHVRVTPLIPGRPVDVTFSLNDIAYRLPAGHCLRLSLSTAYWPMIWPSAAPLSLQLDPTGCALTLPVRPDINEASPQFGPPEQMRQGRSHVLRAAAYTRQAEILPDGTQRLQLITDAGLTRHESTGIESGKVITEIWDIHPDDPLTARHETRWRYTIGRAHWQTRTETRTVMTCDATSFHIAACLQAYEGKDCLVARDWQFSVPRDGT comes from the coding sequence GACAGCCGCGCATAACGCTGCGCCAGCGGTGCTGGAATATCTGCCATATCGCCGGCGCGACGCCACCTTGCCCCGCGACGAGCTGACCCATAGCTGGCTGGCCCAGAACGGATATGTGGGCGTGCGCGTCGATATTCGTGGCAGCGGCGATTCCGACGGCCATATGAGCGATGAATATTCCGCAGCCGAGCTGGATGATGGTCTGCAAGTCATCGCATGGCTGGCCGCACAAAGCTGGTGCAACGGCGCGGTCGGCATGATCGGCATCAGCTGGGGCGGCTTTAATGCGCTGCAACTGGCGCAGCTGGCACCACCCGCCCTGAAAGCCGCTGTCGCGATCTGTTTCACCGATGACCGCTATGCCGATGACATCCATTACATGGGCGGCTGCCTGCTGACGGAAAACAAGGGCTGGTCGTCGCAGATGCTGGCCTATTCGGCGCGCCCGCCGGACCCTGAAATCCTGGGCGAAGCATGGCGTGACATCTGGCTGGACAGGCTGCGGACCCAGCCTTTGCATATCGAGACATGGCTGGCCCATCAGCGCCGGGATGCCTATTGGAAGCGCGGCTCTGTCTGCGAGGATTATGGCGGGGTGACGGCGGCCATTCTTGCCGTGGGCGGCTGGGCAGATGCCTATTCCAACGCGGTGCCGCGCACGATTGCGGGGCTGTCATCACCCGTTGCAGGGATCAATGGCCCTTGGGCGCATCGATATCCCAATGTGGCTTGGCCGGAACCGGCAATCGGGTTTCTGTCAGAGGTGAAAGCATGGTTTGACCATTGGCTGAAAGGCGAAGGCACCGCGCCCGACATGTCCTACCGGATGTTTGTCATGGAATCCGATCCGCCCGCGCGTCACATGCCGGCCCGCAACGGGCGCTGGATTGCCGAACAATCCTGGCCATCGCCCCGGATTGGAACCGAGATATTTTATCTGTCACAACACGGGCTTGGCGAGACACAGGGCGATGCACCCCTTTATGTCACGAACCCGCAGACCATCGGGCTGGCGGGGCAACGTTTCTGCCCCGGGATGCGCAGCCTTGATGAACTTGCCGATGACCAGCGCGCCGATGATGCGCAATGCCTGACGCTGGACACGTCCCCCTTTGTGACCGGCAAGGATATTGTCGGGGCGGCGCGGTTGAAACTGCGGCTGATAGCGGATCAGACCAGCGGTTTCGTCGTGGCGCGGCTTTGTGACCTCCGCCCGGATGGGTCGGTCGCCTTTATCACCATGGGGGTTATGAACCTGACCCATGATGACGGGCATGTCAGGGTGACGCCATTGATACCGGGCAGGCCCGTCGACGTGACGTTTTCGTTGAATGATATCGCCTATCGCTTACCGGCGGGACATTGCCTGCGGCTGTCCTTGTCAACGGCCTATTGGCCGATGATCTGGCCCTCTGCCGCGCCCTTGTCACTGCAATTGGACCCAACGGGCTGTGCCCTGACGCTTCCTGTCCGGCCCGATATCAACGAAGCCAGCCCGCAATTCGGCCCGCCTGAACAGATGCGCCAAGGCCGCTCGCATGTTTTGCGGGCCGCCGCGTATACCCGCCAGGCAGAGATCTTGCCCGATGGCACCCAAAGGCTGCAACTGATCACGGATGCGGGGCTGACGCGCCATGAAAGCACGGGCATTGAATCGGGCAAGGTGATCACCGAAATCTGGGACATCCATCCCGATGACCCGCTGACGGCCCGCCATGAAACCCGGTGGCGCTATACAATCGGCCGCGCCCATTGGCAGACCCGCACCGAGACGCGCACGGTCATGACCTGCGATGCGACGTCTTTCCATATCGCCGCATGCCTGCAGGCATATGAAGGCAAGGATTGCCTTGTCGCGCGCGACTGGCAGTTTTCTGTCCCGCGTGATGGAACCTAG
- a CDS encoding helix-turn-helix domain-containing protein translates to MQDNIARNLKLLCSYAPSIADVCRGLGINRQQFTKYLSGTSRPSARNTRRICDYFGVDEEELLLPHGRFADLVSLRPRARHLLRALGPAATHIDRMIVGSADSLKPYCGYYFYYYYTPSRPGMIRRSLLRIVEYKGVYYTRLSERIQPEESLLGRSHFIRYIGTALMLGGRIFIIDHNANALRSLSQTILFPAAAEVPAYLTGMTLGVQGRSARSPFAAQVFLEYLGKTIDKRKSMKQTGIFAPQCPALPRHVARMLAAGGEGQHMLTALELPA, encoded by the coding sequence ATGCAAGACAATATTGCGCGCAATCTGAAGCTGCTGTGCAGCTATGCCCCCTCCATCGCCGATGTCTGTCGGGGGCTGGGTATCAACCGGCAACAATTCACCAAATATCTGAGCGGGACATCGCGCCCCTCGGCCCGCAATACCCGGCGGATTTGTGATTATTTCGGCGTCGATGAAGAAGAGCTGCTTTTGCCCCATGGCCGCTTTGCCGATCTTGTGTCCTTGCGCCCGCGTGCGCGGCATCTGCTGCGTGCGCTCGGGCCGGCGGCGACCCATATCGACCGGATGATCGTCGGGTCGGCAGATAGTCTGAAACCTTACTGCGGCTATTACTTTTATTACTATTACACCCCCAGCCGGCCGGGCATGATCCGCCGGTCGCTGTTGCGCATCGTTGAATATAAAGGCGTCTATTACACCCGCCTGTCCGAGCGGATCCAGCCCGAAGAAAGCCTTTTGGGACGCTCGCATTTCATCCGGTATATTGGCACCGCGCTGATGCTTGGGGGGCGGATCTTCATTATCGACCATAATGCCAATGCGTTGCGGTCGCTGTCGCAGACAATCCTGTTCCCGGCCGCGGCAGAGGTGCCCGCATACCTGACAGGTATGACGCTTGGGGTGCAGGGCCGCAGCGCCAGATCCCCTTTCGCGGCGCAGGTGTTTCTCGAATATCTGGGAAAGACCATCGATAAGCGCAAAAGCATGAAACAGACCGGCATTTTCGCCCCACAATGCCCGGCGCTGCCCCGGCATGTGGCGCGGATGCTGGCAGCGGGCGGCGAGGGGCAGCATATGCTGACCGCGCTAGAGCTGCCCGCCTGA